The window CGAGGCGGACGGTACTCTCGACCCGACCTTCGGAAGCGCGGGCACCGTAGTGACCGGGTTCCCGGGTCGCATCGCCGCCCTTGCGCTCCTTCCCGGCGGGAAAATCCTCGCGGCGGGCGAGGCGTCTCCGGCGGGATTCGGCCTCGCGCGCTACAGCTCGGACGGAAGCCCCGACGCGACGTTCGGGATGGGCGGCACGGTGACGTCGCGTTTCGGCAACGGCACGGTTGGTGCCTTCAGCGACGCCGCGTTCGCGCTCGCGATCCAACCCGACGGCCGGATCCTCGTCGCCGGCAGGGCCCAGCCGGGGTACGCCGCGCCCTTCTTCGGTCTCATCCGCTACGAAGCCGACGGCTCGCTCGACCGCACCTTCGCGCCGTGCGCCGTCGTCATGACACCCTTCCCTCCCGTCGGATCGATCGGATCTCACGCCACCGCTCTCCTCGTCCAGCCCGACGGGAAGCTCGTCGCCGTCGGGGACGCGCTGGACGACTTCGCGCTCACCCGTTATGTCGGCACCGGCGGAGCCTCGGCGTGCGAGCCGGCCGCGGTCGGAAAGGCCACCCTCCGGCTGCGCAGTGACGTCAATACGCGCCACCCACATCTGGCCTGGCGCTGGATCGGCGCCAGCGCGGTGGTCAGGAGCGATTTCGGCGATCCGACCGACGCGACCGATCTCACGCTGTGCGTCCTGGACGGCTCCGGCGCGCTCAAGCTCGCCGCGACCACCCCGGCGAACCCGTGCGCGCCGAACGAACTGTGTTGGCACGCGACCTCGGATGCGTACGCTTATTCAGGAGTCGGGCACGTCAGCGGCTGCCTGGATGGCCTCACGCGCATCGGGCTGAGGCCCGGCGCTGCGGGAAAGGCGAGGATCCGGACGCAAGGAGGGGTCTGTGGTCTCGGCGTGCCGTCCCCTCCACTGACCTCCCCCGTGGTCGTTCGCCTACAGCGCGGCGACGGTCCGAACTGCTGGGAGGCGACCTTCTCGAACCCGTCCGTGAACGACGAGAAACGATTCACCGCCAGATCCGACTGAGCGCCGCACGGGACCACGCTTCACCTCCCCTTCCAGACCGGCTTCCGCTTCTCGGCGAAGGCCCGCGGTCCCTCCACCACGTCCTCGCTCGTGAAGAGGCGCTGCACGAGCGGGTAATGCGCCGCCATCGCCTCGGCCAGCGGCCGGCCGAGCCCCTGGAGCGCCGCCTGCTTGGAGGCCCGTACGGCGAGCGGCGAGCACTCGAGGATCTCGCGCGCCCAGCGCTCCGCGGCGGCCATCAGCTCGGGCTGCGGCACGACCTCGTTGACCAGGCCGATGCGGGCGGCCTCGCCGGCGGGGATCTGCCGCCCCGTCAGCATCATGCCCATCGCGATCCGGAAGGGAATCGCGCGCGGCAGCCGATGCACGCCGCCTGCGGCCGCCATGAGCCCGACCCGCGGCTCGGGAAGGCCGAGCCGCGCGTGGTCCGCAGCCACGATGATGTCGCAGGCGAGTGCGATCTCGAGGCCGCCGCCGAGCGCCACACCGTTCACGGCGGCGATCAACGGCTTCCAGAGGTCGTCGCGCCCGACGAGGCCGCCGAAGCCCCCCTTCGGCATGCGCGGGACGCCGTGCAGCGCCGTCCACTTGAGGTCGTTCCCGGCCGAGAAGGCGCGGTCGCCGGCGCCCGTGAGGATCGCCACCCACACCTCCGGATCGGCCCCCACGTCGTCCCACACGCGCGACAGCTCCTCGTTGGCCGGCGGGTGCAGCGCGTTCATCACCTCCGGGCGGTTGATGGTGACGTAGGCGACGCGATCCCGTTTCTCGTAGCGGACGAACTCGAGCTGCATGGTGGGCCCTCCCGGTCGGCTCCCCGCTCCTCGTATGGAACGGGGCGTCAAGTCAAACGAGGCGTTCGTGGTTTGACAGGCGCCGTATCTGCTCGGTATGCCGGGCGGGGATGGCGGTCGAGCACCGCTTCGTCGAGACCAACGGCATCCGGCTCCACTGCGCCGTCGACGGCGACGGTCCGCTCGTGCTCTTCCTGCACGGGTTCCCGGAGTGCTGGTACTCGTGGCGCCACCAGATCGCGGCCCTCGCCCCGCGCTTCCGCGTCGTCGCCCCCGACCTGCGCGGCTACAACGAGAGCGACAAGCCCAAGGGCGTCGCGGCCTACGCGCTCCCGGAGCTGGTCGCCGACGTGCGCGGGCTGATCGAGGCGTTCGGGGAGCGGCAGGCGGTCATCGTCGGGCACGACTGGGGCGGCGGCATCGCCTGGACGTTCGCAATGGAACACCCCGACGCCACCCGACGGCTCGTCGTGCTGAACTGCCCGCATCCCGCCATCTTCGTGCACCACCTGCGTACGAACGGCCGCCAGCTCGCGCGCAGCTGGTACATGCTCTTCTTCCAGATACCCTGGCTTCCCGAGACGCTCCTCCGGCTCGGACACGGCTGGGCGGTCGGGAGCGCCATCCGCCGCTCGGCGGTGCGCCAGGATCCGATCACCACGCAGGACCTCGACTGCCTGCGTGACGCGGCGAGCCGCCCCGATGCCATGCGCAGCGCGATCAACTACTACCGGGCAGCGTTCCGCAGCCCAGACGCGCGGGGCGTCTGGCCCCACTGGCTCGCTCGCTTCCTCTACGGCGACCGCCCGCCGCCCGAGGCGACGCGAACGCTCGACGACTGGCCGAAGATCGCGGCTCCCACGCTCCTCGTCTGGGCCGAGGCCGACGTGGCGCTCGGCAAGGAGCTGACGTTGGGCATGGAGCCGCTCTTCCGCGGGCCCCTCGAGATCAAGTACGTGCCGCTGTCCGGCCACTGGGTGCAGCAGGAGCAGCCGGAGCTCGTGAACGGCTACCTGCTCGACTTCCTCGGCGATCTCGCCCCTGGGCACGCGGGCGCGCCGCTCTTCCCCGCGTAGCGCTGCAGCCCGGCGCCCTACGCGCGGTCCGGCTCCGGCTGCGCGGCGTACGCCGCGACCCGGCCGACGTAGGCCCGGGTGATCGGGGGCAGGAAGCGGCGCACGTCGGCGAAGTGCGTCGGGTCGCCGCCGGTCGCGCGGGCGCGCGCTTGCGCCGCGGCCACGCGGCCCTCCCCGGCGTTGAATGCGGCCACCGCGAAGAGCCGCCGCTCGCCGGCGTCGGGCACGGGCACCGTGGCGACCCCGTGCGCCAGGTGCGCCTGGCGGCCGAAGAGGTCGTGCAGGTAGCGGAGGTAGCCGACCCCGAGCGCCACGTCGTCCGTCCCCGTCGGCCGCGTCACCACGTGCGCGGCGATCTTCCGGCGCATCTCCGCGGCGGTCGCGTGCGTCACCTGGAAGGTGCCGACGCTGAGCCCGTCGCTGCTGCGCGCGCGCGGGTCGAAGTTCGACTCTGCCCGGGCGACGCCGAGCGATACCGCGGGGTCGACGCCGACACTCGCCGAGGCGCGGCGGATGGCGGCCCGGATATCGGCCTTGGCGTGGGGCACATGCGCCGGCCGGCGCGGGTGGACGCTCGGCGCCGCCGCTGGCTGCTGGGGCTGCGGCGCGGCGGGCGACACGCGGGTCGCAGCCTCTCCGCGAGCCCGACCGAGCGCGTCCCGCAGGACATGCCCGAACTCGGGCGCGTGCGGCGCGGGGCGTGGAGTCACCCCCGAGACGCCGGGCGTCGGCGCGCCGATCACGTCGTGCAGAGTCGAGACCACAGGAGCACGTTCTGCAACTCGGGTGCCGGACGCGGCGGCACGCGCGGCATCGCCGGCGCGCGGTTCCGACGGGCAGATCCTGCCCCGCTGCCGGCAATCGCTGCCGCGCGCCGGCTGGCGGCATCCCCGGCGACGCGCTAAGCATCGAGCCATGCGGAACGTGGAGCTGGCGCGCTGCTTCCGCGACCTCGCCGCCTACCTCGAGATGGAGGACGTGCCGTTCAAGCCTCGCGCCTACGAGAAGGCGTCGCTCGCCATCGAGTCGTACGACCAGCCCCTCGAGGAGGTGTATCGCCGGGGAGGCGTCAAGGCGCTGCGCGCGATCCCCGGCATTGGCGCTTCGATGGCCGACAAGCTCGAGGAGCTCATCAAGACCGGGAAGTGCGCGCTGCGCGAGGAGTACCGCGCGCGCATGCCGGTCGACATCGCGACCCTCACCGCGATCGAGGGCGTGGGGCCGAAGGCGGTCAAGGTCCTCTACGAGCAGCTCGCCGTGCGGACGGTGGAGGACCTGGAGGCTGCGGCACGTGCCGGCAAGGTCCGCAGCCTCCCTCACTTCGGCGAGCGCAGCGAGCAGAAGATCCTGAAGGCCCTCGCCTTCGTCCAGACGAGCGGCGCCCGCCAGCCGCTCGCCGTCACCCGGCCCCTCATCGAGGAGATCGCGCGCACCCTCGCCCGGGTGCGAGGCGTCGAGCAGGTGGCGATCGCCGGCTCCGTCCGGCGGCGGAAGGAGACGATTGGCGACGCCGACCTGCTCGCCGTGGCGCGCAAGCCCGGCGCGGTCATGCAGGCGTTCGTTGGGCTGCCGCAGGTCGCACGCGTCCTCGGGCAGGGCGACACCAAGTCGAGCGTGAAGCTCGCCGCTGGCCTCCAGGTGGACCTCCGCGTGGTGCCCACCGAGAGCTTCGGCGCGGCTCTCTGCTACTTCACCGGCAGCAAGGCGCACAACGTGGCGCTCCGCCAGCTCGCCATCAAGCGGGGCTACAAGCTGAACGAGTACGGCCTCTTCCGCGGCGAGCGGCGGATCGCGGGACGGACGGAGGAGGAGATCTACGCGCGGCTCGGCCTCGCCTACATCCCTCCCGAGCTGCGCGAGGACCAGGGCGAGATCGACGCGGCGCGGGCCGGCACGCTGCCGCAGCTGATCGAGTCGGACGCGCTGCGCGGCGACCTGCAGACCCAGACGGACTGGACGGACGGCGCGGACTCCATCGAGGAGATGGCACGGGCGGCGAAGGCACTCGGCCTCGAGTACGTCGCGATCACCGACCACACCCGCAGCCTGGCGATGACTCGCGGATCGGACGAGGCGAAGCTCCGCAAGCAGATGGCCGAGATCGATCGCCTGAACGTCAGGCTCGAGGGCATCCGGGTCCTCAAGGGCGCGGAGGTGAACATCAACAAGGACGGCACGCTCGACATCGACGACGAGACGCTCGCTGCGCTCGACGTCGTCGGGGTGGCGGTGCACTCCTACTTCAACCTGTCGCGCGCCGAGATGACCGCGCGCATCATCCGCGCCATGCGGAATCCCCATGCCGACATCCTCTTCCACCCGACCGGACGCGTCATCCAGAAGCGCGAGCCCTACGACGTCGACATGGACGCGATCATCGCCGCCGCCAGGGAGACCGGGACCGTCCTCGAGCTCGACGCCTATCCGGAGCGTCTCGACCTGAAGGACGAGCACGTGCGCAAGGCCGTGCAGGCCGGCGTGCCCATCGTCATCGACTCCGACGCCCACAGCGTGAAGCACCTGCCGTTCCCCCGCCAGTACGGCGTCGACCAGGCGCGTCGAGGCTGGGCGTCGGCGGCCGACGTCCTCAACAGCCGGCCCCTCGACGCATTCCTCGCCGCCCTCAAGTCGGGCGCGCGCCAGGCGGCCACGGGGTCACGCAACGGCCGTACCCGCAGCCGGGCGCGGTCGCGGCGGAGTTAGGCCACCTTCGTCACCTCCCGATAGTCTGCCATCGACCGCCGATGGCTTCGTCTTTTGCCATTGACCCCTTCGCGAAGAACGGTCTACGGCTGCCGGTCATGAAGACGGCTCGCTCATCCTTCCTGCCCGCGCTCGCCTTCGTACTCGCCGTCGCCCCGGTCGCCGTGCGGGCCGCGAACCGGTGCGGCCATGGCACCTCGGCCGCGCAGGACACGGCCGACATCCGTGGTGTCCGCGCCGCGATCGAGCTCGCCTGCCCCTGCGCCGCGTTCGACGGCTCGAGCGGGAGCAAGAACAAGGCGGCCTTCGTGCGCTGCGTGCGCGCTGTCGCGCGCGATGCGGGCGACGGCACGCCGATCGACGGGCGCTTCCAGCTGCGCCCCCAGTGCAAGGGGACGGTCCTGCGCATCGCGCGCCAGTCCGACTGCGGGTTCGCTCCCGCGGCGGATCGCCATCCCTGCTGCCAGCACGTGGCGCATGCGGGGCGCAACGTCGGCACGGTCACGCCGTCGGCCCGCTGCCGGAGTGCGGCGGGGGCCGTCCGAAGCTCGTGTCCGAGCTTCCACTTCGTCACGGACGCCTGCAGCGGGAACGCGGTCAACACCTGCAACACGGTCGCGACAACCACGAGCGTCCCGAGCGCGGCCCAGCCCGCGAACACCCCCGGCACCCCGGGCGTCTCGGTGACCAATCCGAACCTCCTCATGCAGTTCGGTGACGCGAGCTTCAGCCTGAACCACGCGACCTACACCCGCTTCCGCCGTGACGGCGCGGGCCTGCCCGATGCGATTCTCGTCCTCGTTCCCGGCTTCGAGGGCGGCGCCAACGACTTCAAGATCCTTGCCGAGAGCGTGATCCCGCGCGCCTTCGTCGAGCAGGGCCTGGTGCTCGAGATCTGGGCCTACGACCGCCGCACGAACCAGCTCGAGGATCGCGTCGGCCTCGACATCTCCGAGGCGCGGCTCGATCCCTACGTCGGCCTCGACTGGCTCTTCGGGACCGAGCTCGGCCTCACGCTCGATCCGGTGCTCGCCGCCGGCCCGAACCGCCGCGCCGTCTTCTACGACTCGACCGACGTCCCCTTCATCGCGAGCTGGAC is drawn from Deltaproteobacteria bacterium and contains these coding sequences:
- a CDS encoding enoyl-CoA hydratase (Catalyzes the reversible hydration of unsaturated fatty acyl-CoA to beta-hydroxyacyl-CoA); the protein is MQLEFVRYEKRDRVAYVTINRPEVMNALHPPANEELSRVWDDVGADPEVWVAILTGAGDRAFSAGNDLKWTALHGVPRMPKGGFGGLVGRDDLWKPLIAAVNGVALGGGLEIALACDIIVAADHARLGLPEPRVGLMAAAGGVHRLPRAIPFRIAMGMMLTGRQIPAGEAARIGLVNEVVPQPELMAAAERWAREILECSPLAVRASKQAALQGLGRPLAEAMAAHYPLVQRLFTSEDVVEGPRAFAEKRKPVWKGR
- a CDS encoding alpha/beta hydrolase, coding for MAVEHRFVETNGIRLHCAVDGDGPLVLFLHGFPECWYSWRHQIAALAPRFRVVAPDLRGYNESDKPKGVAAYALPELVADVRGLIEAFGERQAVIVGHDWGGGIAWTFAMEHPDATRRLVVLNCPHPAIFVHHLRTNGRQLARSWYMLFFQIPWLPETLLRLGHGWAVGSAIRRSAVRQDPITTQDLDCLRDAASRPDAMRSAINYYRAAFRSPDARGVWPHWLARFLYGDRPPPEATRTLDDWPKIAAPTLLVWAEADVALGKELTLGMEPLFRGPLEIKYVPLSGHWVQQEQPELVNGYLLDFLGDLAPGHAGAPLFPA
- a CDS encoding lytic transglycosylase domain-containing protein; this translates as MARCLARRRGCRQPARGSDCRQRGRICPSEPRAGDAARAAASGTRVAERAPVVSTLHDVIGAPTPGVSGVTPRPAPHAPEFGHVLRDALGRARGEAATRVSPAAPQPQQPAAAPSVHPRRPAHVPHAKADIRAAIRRASASVGVDPAVSLGVARAESNFDPRARSSDGLSVGTFQVTHATAAEMRRKIAAHVVTRPTGTDDVALGVGYLRYLHDLFGRQAHLAHGVATVPVPDAGERRLFAVAAFNAGEGRVAAAQARARATGGDPTHFADVRRFLPPITRAYVGRVAAYAAQPEPDRA
- the polX gene encoding DNA polymerase/3'-5' exonuclease PolX, which codes for MRNVELARCFRDLAAYLEMEDVPFKPRAYEKASLAIESYDQPLEEVYRRGGVKALRAIPGIGASMADKLEELIKTGKCALREEYRARMPVDIATLTAIEGVGPKAVKVLYEQLAVRTVEDLEAAARAGKVRSLPHFGERSEQKILKALAFVQTSGARQPLAVTRPLIEEIARTLARVRGVEQVAIAGSVRRRKETIGDADLLAVARKPGAVMQAFVGLPQVARVLGQGDTKSSVKLAAGLQVDLRVVPTESFGAALCYFTGSKAHNVALRQLAIKRGYKLNEYGLFRGERRIAGRTEEEIYARLGLAYIPPELREDQGEIDAARAGTLPQLIESDALRGDLQTQTDWTDGADSIEEMARAAKALGLEYVAITDHTRSLAMTRGSDEAKLRKQMAEIDRLNVRLEGIRVLKGAEVNINKDGTLDIDDETLAALDVVGVAVHSYFNLSRAEMTARIIRAMRNPHADILFHPTGRVIQKREPYDVDMDAIIAAARETGTVLELDAYPERLDLKDEHVRKAVQAGVPIVIDSDAHSVKHLPFPRQYGVDQARRGWASAADVLNSRPLDAFLAALKSGARQAATGSRNGRTRSRARSRRS